The sequence below is a genomic window from Geothermobacter hydrogeniphilus.
ATTTTCCCGGCAGAGAGCAAACGGGCACGGAGAACGGTCTTTCAAGATGTTAACGGAGACAATCCTGCCAGGCAAGCGCCATCACCGTGAAAAGCTTGCAAGCAACGGGCAAATGCCTATAACCTGAAGCAGTGAGCTCGTCACCGGCGAATAGCACAAGTCATTGCTCTGTCTGCGCTTTGCAACAATCACCAGCGAACCTGTGGGTGCGCCTCAGATTCTTGAAAAGCCCATTCAGACCAAGCACTTGCACTCTTCATCCGGCACAAACCCACTGATTCAGGTATAATCAAGGCACCTGTGCGCATCATCCTAAATGAGTCTATTCAAGGAGAGAGACAATGAAAGCAGTTTTGATGGACGGCTTCGGCGGGGTCGAAGTCCTGAAAGTCGGAGAAGCCGAGAAACCGGCGCCGAAAGCGGATCAGGTACTGATCAGAGTGGTGGCCAGTTCCATCAGCCGCCCCGACCTGGTACAGCGTGAAGGCAAGTACCCGCCGCCGCCGGGAGATTCGGACATTCTCGGACTCGAAGTGGCCGGCACTATTGAGGAGCTCGGCAGCGATGTCAAGGGCTGGAAGGTCGGCGACCGGGTCATGTCACTGGTCGGCGGTGGCGGCTATGCCGAGTACGCGGTCGCCTATGGTTGCCACCTGATGCCGATCCCCGAAAACATGAGCTTCGAGGAGGCGGCCTGTGTCTGTGAATCCTACATCACCGCGTTTCACAACGTCTTCGTTCTCGGCCGCCTGGCCGACGGCGAAACCGCCATCTTCCATGGCGGTGGCGGCGGGGTCAACACCGCGGCGGTCCAGTTGGCCAGGGCCCTGACCCCGAACAGCAAACTGATCGTCACCACCCACCCCGACAAGGAAGCCCGCGTCAGGGAACTCGGTGTCGACCTGTGCATCGACTTCACCACCACCCCCGACTTTTCCGGCCTGGTCAAGGAATGGACCCTGGCCAACACCGGCAAAAAGGGAGTCGGCATGATCCTCGACCATGTCGGTGCCAAGTACCTCAAGCCGAACATGGATTCGCTCGACTACGCCGGCCGCCTGGTGATCATCGGCATCATCAGCGGCATCAAGGCGGAGCTGAACCTGGCGCTGATGATGGTCAAACGTCAGGAAATCATCGGCTCGGTGCTGCGCTCCCGCCCGGTGCCGGAAAAAGGAGAAATCGTGCGCCTGTTCACCGAACGCGCCCTGCCCGCTTTCGCCGAACGCAAAGTGGTGCCGATCATCGAGCAGGTCTTCCCCATCGAGCAGATCCGGGACGCCCACCGGATGATGGAAGAAGACAGGCACTTCGGCAAGATCGTGCTGAAAATCAGTTGACTCCCGGGGTCTGCCTCCGGCACATAACACAAGAACCGGCAACGGATTATTCCGTTGCCGGTCCTCTTCATGGCCGCCCTGGGGGGATTGTGCAAAAGGCAGCCTGAAACCGGTCCCGACAGACCGTCAACATCATCCCTTTTTCAAATCCATACCACCTCGACGAGACGGAACCAGATCATTCGGATCTGCGCCGCCGTGCCAGCACCAGGCTGGAAAGGCCCGCGCCGAGCAGAAAGAGGGTTCCCGGTTCGGGCACCGGCGGCGGGCCGTCATCACCGCCGCC
It includes:
- a CDS encoding NAD(P)H-quinone oxidoreductase; translated protein: MKAVLMDGFGGVEVLKVGEAEKPAPKADQVLIRVVASSISRPDLVQREGKYPPPPGDSDILGLEVAGTIEELGSDVKGWKVGDRVMSLVGGGGYAEYAVAYGCHLMPIPENMSFEEAACVCESYITAFHNVFVLGRLADGETAIFHGGGGGVNTAAVQLARALTPNSKLIVTTHPDKEARVRELGVDLCIDFTTTPDFSGLVKEWTLANTGKKGVGMILDHVGAKYLKPNMDSLDYAGRLVIIGIISGIKAELNLALMMVKRQEIIGSVLRSRPVPEKGEIVRLFTERALPAFAERKVVPIIEQVFPIEQIRDAHRMMEEDRHFGKIVLKIS